In Fulvia fulva chromosome 8, complete sequence, the DNA window GAATAGGAAATCGAGGGGAAAGACGCCCGTACTGAAGGCCAGAAAGCCAAATGAAACGTGGGTTGTAGGCTCTCATGGGCGTTGAGATCATGACGATCCAGCTTTGCTGCGCATAGCAGGCACTTCGAAGCCCATGAGTCACTCCGTCCAACCAGTCCGGACTCGACCCAGAAGTATCTGATTTGGAATGGTGAGTATCCACAAACGTAGGCAATGAAATCTCTGGCTGACTCAACGGTAGTTATCCCCAGGTACATCGAACTACCAGTCGATACCGCAAGACACCCTGAAGCTTCATGCGGTCCGGAAGTCACTTGTGGAGAAGGCAGTACTGAAGCCATACGCAGAAGTCGGGTTTGCAGGCAAGTGTCCCCGACACATAAACCTAGCCTAGCTTCCACAAATACGGGAGGCTGGCGCTGCTCCAGTTCTTGTGAATTTTGCATGATCAATGCACAGTCTCGCAAATACCTTCACAGACAGCGTTGAGCATCCGGGAAGTCATTGAACATTACCGCTGAAATGACCGCACGAGCATACCACTCACAGCTCATCCCTCCTCCTCACTCCTCTCCTTCCCTCCCCAATCAACGGGCTCCTCACCTTCAAAAGCACCATCCTATACCGTCTAATCGGAAACGGCCTCCCAGATCCCTTCACTTCCAGTATAACATGATACTCCTGACACACAGCCTGAATTCCCAATCCCTCGTTCTGTACGGCCTCTGGAGCTCGACATGCCTCCTCTGCACTTGGCATCTTGATACTCGCGACTCGCCCCTCGTCCGTCAGGGTGAAGTTCAGCTTCGGGACCGTGGCGCCGCCTAGAGTTGCTGAGGGCTCGGAGTACTGGAACCATGAGAACTCTAAGGAGGAAGTGCGATTATCAGGGTCGTAAGTTTCGCTTCCATCCAGCGTGATGGTTTCCAGCGGATCAACGTCAAAAGAGATAGGAGCGCTGCCGCAGGACCCATTAACAACCACAACAGGAGGATGACTCCCATTCAAATAATCCCCCCGAATCGACCACTGCACCCTCGCACTCATCTCATCCTGATACGCCTGTCTCCACCTCCAAATACTCGCTTGACTACTCGTATGCGTCTGATTATCAACTCCAATCACCGTATCCGCCGCATCGCTGTAAACATTCGTCTGCCTTGACGGATCCTGCAAAATGTACCTCCCACCCCAGCCTCCCCATTCCGCATGATCGAAAGGGCCGCCGTTGAGGCCGTTGTTCATCGTATGTAAGAGCGTGGGCGTATCGCCTTCCATAGAGTACTTGATATTAGGATAATACGGGCCCAAGGGCCCGATCTGAAGATTTTGCGTGGCATAATCTTGCGAGACGAGGGCTGTATCGCTCCCGCCATTGTCGCTGGCCGTCATCCCCGTCCAGGCTGCGAGGTCGTATTGGTTGAAGCCGTGTTGGGAGACGATGTATGGGATTTGCGGAAAATTCAGGCGGATCCAGGGCCCGACGTTGTCTTGGTCGCTAATGGTGTAGAGGCGGATTTTGCGCACGAAGGTTTCGAGGTCGAGGGTGGTTCGCGCGTTGCGGGCGTGGGCGAGGGCTTCGCCTAGGACGTTTACGCCGCCCCAGGCTTGGATGTGGAGGATGTTGGTGGAGGGGAGGGAGTCTAGGACGTCGATGAGGTGGGAGGCGCCGGAGGAGAGGGGTTTGCCGATTGCTGCTGTGCCGTAGATGGGGTGGCCTGCTTTGACGATGGACTCGAGATACTCCTTTGTCGGGAACTCGCCAGCTGAGTGGAGGTTGAGGTTATCTACGACTTGGTCCCAGACGCTGGTGGTGTTGAGGATAGCTTCAGGGCGGACGGTGCTGTTGAGCCAGTATGATGTGGTCGCCACGATTCCTGTGATGTTGTACTGGTCTGAGTGGAGCAGCAAACGGACCAAGGACATGCTGTCATCGGGCTCGTTTGTGATGTCTGTGAGGACGAACACCTGGGGCTGGGTGTCGATCTGGATTGCTGGAGGACATTGTTGGGCTATGCTCAGACTTGCACATGCTAGTGTGGCTAGAAGGCATCGTTGTATGACCACCATTTTGGCAATGGGGTCGTGGACAATGTAACCAGAGAGACATGACCTACCGTACTACATATGATGTCCTCGAATGGTGCTTCTCGGCCTCGTCTACACCAAAATGTGTGACGAGAAGAAGTGCCGTATGCTCGGTTCATAGAACGAGGCCAGCGAAGAAGAGGAGAAGGTGTCTCGGAAGTTGACGTGGATATATGGTCGTGTGCTAGCGTGTTGCGGCCGCGGGTCAGCGAGCCTCCGTTGGCAACAAGGGAAGGTGCAGCCGTCTGGCGGTCGATCACTCCTTGGCATGCATTCGAAGATGAGCTCTCGTCGTTTAGCCTCTTCTGCCCATCGACGTCGACGTTTCTGTTGCAGTATCGGACTCGTGCACAATGCAGCATCCTGACCAGGAACCAGAAGATTTGAGATTGGGGGAGCCGCCCCTGTCAATGCTCTGTGAACCGCAACGCCAATCAAAGCCTGTCGACATCTCACCAGAAAGGTCGTTGGTACGGAATATTGATCATAAAATGGTATATTACTGCTATACACTGGTCTTCTCATCTTCCACAAAGGCACTCGAGTCTCGCGAGACTCTTCTGTTCGCATCGCACGGCCGTCATTACACTCAACGCCAATTCCCATGCAGATGCCTTTCGTAACATGCCATGCGAGCCAAATCTCTCAATGCTCGTCGCTTGGTTGTGATATCCTGATCGCCGGAACCCTGGATGGATTTGCTTTCACAAAGTCCCTTCTCGCAATGCCAGCATCCTACTCTGGCACTTTCTTCCCTGCAAAGGCTGGTGGTCCGGTACCGCTTCGCGCTCGCCTTTCGCGTTCGCCGAGGCCTCCCTCTGGTACCTTGATCCTCAATGGCCGTCTCCCGCTCTCGAATCGTCCACTCGTTGCGCGCTCCCACTCGCTCTGCCCAGTCAAGCCCTCCTCCTTGCCTAGCCAGTATCGCTTGCTCGGGAGAGTGACCATGATCCTTCCAAGCTTGCCCTTCCACCCTGCGCCTTCTTCGCGTCCTACTCGGAAAGGTGACTCTGCCATCGTTGGATCGCTCGAGTCGCTGTAGCTACCGTCTTGCGCGGACGTAGATGCAACATGTTGTCGCAAGATGCCCCGTGCGTACGACAGGACAATGATGCAGAAGTAGAGCCTAACGATGGTAAAGGTCGCCAGAAGCGCAATGCTCGTCATGCTGTCGCTCTGTAGAACTGCGCCGCCGAGTCCGCCTGCAACTTGCGAGTGTCCGTATGCGATCGCGTCTTGACCTGCGAACAGTCCGTTTGCTGGCTTCGCAACGACGTCCACTTGCGAGACATTCTTCTCCGGGTCTGTGAAACCGGCTGTCTCGTCCATGGTGTTGCCTCCCATCGCGCCTCCTCCTATGGGACTGTCCTTGCCGGGCTCTTGCAGATGTTGGGTCAGAAGCAAGAACCACCCTGTGCCAAACAACGCAGTATATACGGAGCTAACGACCATGTCGATCACGTAGACATATGCCAGCGCGACATTCTTCAGCGGATGGTCCGGTCTCCGGATGCTGGGCATTAGCCACATGATCAAGCCGAGGACCACCAAGCAGTAGATGTAGTGCGATAGTTGCAGCGGGTTGAGGTGGTAGCCCGTGAAGATGGCGAGGATGCCATAGAAGCCGGTGACTTTGTTGATAAGGAGCGTGAAGTTGATGAACTCGGTGGCTGTGCGGAGGGAGATGAAGTGCAGGAGGCTCTGCAATATGCCATGTTAGTATGCGCATCAGGGGGTATGCTATGACTTTGGCTGTGACGAACGCTTGGCTTCGGGAAGCGCAGTATCGAGGGCGCCATGGTGGTGTGTGTATGGATATTGTTATCAGCGCAAGGCGCCAGGCCTTCTTTGCGTTGCGGTCGTCGTCAAATCGGGGGAGGGGTTGTATGCGCCGTCGATGTGAAGTCGAATATGTCTGGGATGTGTGCAGGTGGTGTGGTGTGGTGTGGAGGGTGCAGATGTTTCAAGCGACGTTTGCCGGTGCTGTGGCAGGGAGCGTCGCTGTTGTTTCTTCAACTCTTCACCATCGGATCCTGGCCTGGCGGCTGCTCAGCTCGGCTTCGGGAACGAGCCTGCCGTGGGCCGTGGCTGACATCAACGCCTCCCTTGGCACCGCGACATCCTTGCATCATCCTTCAACAACATCGACCACCAGGCAGACAACACCTGGAATTTCTCTGTACCGCTGTTTCTCAGCCTCATTCTAATATGGCAGTCGGGAGCATGGTGATGATGATGCCGACGATACGCCGTCACTGCGAATACGGTGTGCTACGTAAGTCATGTGTCATCCGGCTAATAGGTGGTGCTCGGTCGGCGAAGTGTTCTATCGAGCCTATCAGCATCCTACCGATAGCCTCCTATACCACACTCGAACGCCTGACAGCCTCTTGACCTCCAGACAGTGCAATGCCTGTCGTCAGCAAGTCATGTCCGATGGCCTCGACCTCGGCCACATACAAAGAAGGACACAGTGCTATTGTCAACTTCCATGCTTTGTTCGCATGAGCTTACAAAGGCGTCCTTGTCTAGAAATAGGCCTGTTGTTCTCGTATAAGTTGAGAGACGCCCAGTGGCAGGCTCTGCTGGGCACCATTACTTTTCACTCCTTCATTTCCACCATCTACCACACTGCCGGACAGTGACATCGCGACTGCTGCAGGACAGCTCAACACTCACAAGACCTTTCGTAATACCGCTGACATGTGTAAAGATTTTTGCTGCTCCACTTTCCTGCAATACGAGGGCAAAGCTGACCCAAGCATCATCTGCGACCTGGATCATCCCATCGATCCCATCTTCACGCCCCAAAGCCTAAAGCTGTCCAAGGAGGACTTTGCAAAGGCTGCTCCAGCATTTCGTCTAGCCTCCAGAGCCCTACTAACGGATGCTGCTACTAAGTATCTGGTCACTATGTCTGAGGGCGACCTCTACAT includes these proteins:
- a CDS encoding Inositol phosphorylceramide synthase regulatory subunit kei1, which gives rise to MAPSILRFPKPSSLLHFISLRTATEFINFTLLINKVTGFYGILAIFTGYHLNPLQLSHYIYCLVVLGLIMWLMPSIRRPDHPLKNVALAYVYVIDMVVSSVYTALFGTGWFLLLTQHLQEPGKDSPIGGGAMGGNTMDETAGFTDPEKNVSQVDVVAKPANGLFAGQDAIAYGHSQVAGGLGGAVLQSDSMTSIALLATFTIVRLYFCIIVLSYARGILRQHVASTSAQDGSYSDSSDPTMAESPFRVGREEGAGWKGKLGRIMVTLPSKRYWLGKEEGLTGQSEWERATSGRFESGRRPLRIKVPEGGLGERERRARSGTGPPAFAGKKVPE